Proteins from one Ranitomeya variabilis isolate aRanVar5 chromosome 1, aRanVar5.hap1, whole genome shotgun sequence genomic window:
- the LOC143761372 gene encoding uncharacterized protein LOC143761372 yields the protein MRGTCTLFSLLSSLCFLAPPIQGARADLSLYPQDEIRLLSEGLLQIGSGLKREFNHTKHQIKSIFQQLNHFNTSLAKLSGQVNQATKFGEELGQKTRSFEDNAKLYEMLAEISEELARLKEEESSLDNKIKPLESKIQTALDIRHERESVLNTSEILASIERQNMQIISLQAIVDSHQDKINSQEAKIQRLQKKAKSKSKKRRNLGARENSQD from the exons ATGAGAGGCACTTGCACGTTGTTCTCTTTGCTTTCTTCATTGTGTTTTTTAGCTCCTCCAATTCAGGGCGCTCGTGCAGATTTGAGTTTATATCCTCAGGATGAAATTAGACTACTCTCTGAAGGTCTTCTCCAGATTGGGTCTGGATTAAAAAGGGAATTTAACCATACAAAACATCAAATCAAAAGCATTTTCCAGCAACTGAATCACTTCAATACATCTCTAGCAAAACTCTCTGGACAAGTCAATCAAGCGACTAAATTTGGAGAAGAACTAGGACAAAAAACAAGAAGCTTTGAAGATAATGCTAAACTGTATGAGATGCTTGCTGAAATCTCAGAGGAACTAGCTAGGCTGAAGGAAGAAGAATCCTCACTGGACAACAAAATCAAGCCTCTAGAAAGCAAGATCCAAACTGCCCTGGACATAAGGCATGAGAGGGAATCTGTTCTCAACACCTCGGAGATTCTG GCATCTATTGAAAGGCAAAATATGCAAATTATTTCCCTTCAAGCAATAGTGGACAGTCACCAAGACAAAATCAATTCCCAGGAAGCTAAAATTCAAAGATTGCAAAAGAAG GCCAAATCTAAGTCCAAAAAGAGACGTAATCTGGGTGCTCGGGAAAATAGCCAAGACTGA